The following coding sequences lie in one Saccharopolyspora hordei genomic window:
- a CDS encoding uracil-xanthine permease family protein produces the protein MRQGLGARLGIGWRVHGDGSTPRPGEAVAPDERLSWGRTVGLGAQHVVAMFGATFVFPVLMGLDPNLAIMVSGVATILFLLIVQGKIPSYLGSSASFVGVVAVVRAGGGDTSTVTGALLVCALVLSAVGLLIHVVGAQVVHRVLPPAVSGAVVMLIGFNLAPVVASTYWPQDQWIALITMLVVLGCSALLRGFWSRIAVFLGLVVGYGLSWLFDLGFGPITAPDANGVVGTHPRVDLSAVADAPWFGLPALHAPSFELSAVVVVLPVVIALIAENAGHVKAVEEMTGTRLDSHMGRAIFADGFASTLSTAVGGPPTTTYAENIGVMAATRVYSTAAYWVAAVVAVLFGLCPKFGAVIAATPGGVLGGITVVLYGMIGLLGAKIWVENRVDFGDPVNLLPLAAGLVMGIGGVSLEITPQFSLNGIALGTLVTLVGYHVLRALVPGRRGQPSV, from the coding sequence ATGCGGCAGGGACTCGGCGCCAGGCTCGGCATCGGCTGGCGGGTGCACGGTGACGGCAGCACCCCGCGGCCCGGGGAGGCGGTCGCCCCGGACGAACGCCTGTCCTGGGGGCGCACCGTCGGCCTCGGCGCGCAGCACGTGGTCGCGATGTTCGGGGCGACGTTCGTCTTCCCGGTGCTGATGGGGCTCGACCCCAACCTGGCGATCATGGTCTCCGGGGTCGCGACGATCCTGTTCCTGCTCATCGTGCAGGGCAAGATCCCCAGCTACCTCGGCAGCAGCGCCTCGTTCGTGGGCGTGGTGGCGGTGGTCCGCGCCGGGGGAGGGGACACCTCGACGGTGACCGGCGCGCTGCTGGTGTGCGCCCTGGTGCTCTCCGCCGTCGGCCTGCTCATCCACGTCGTCGGCGCACAGGTGGTGCACCGGGTCCTGCCGCCCGCGGTCTCCGGGGCCGTGGTGATGCTGATCGGGTTCAACCTCGCTCCGGTGGTGGCCTCCACCTACTGGCCGCAGGACCAGTGGATCGCGCTCATCACCATGCTCGTGGTGCTCGGGTGCAGCGCGCTGCTGCGCGGGTTCTGGTCGCGCATCGCGGTGTTCCTCGGCCTGGTCGTCGGCTACGGCCTGTCCTGGCTGTTCGACCTGGGCTTCGGCCCGATCACCGCGCCGGACGCCAACGGGGTGGTCGGCACGCACCCGCGGGTCGACCTCAGCGCGGTCGCCGACGCGCCCTGGTTCGGACTGCCCGCGTTGCACGCGCCGTCCTTCGAGCTCTCCGCGGTGGTCGTGGTGCTGCCGGTGGTGATCGCGCTGATCGCCGAGAACGCCGGGCACGTCAAGGCGGTCGAGGAGATGACCGGCACGCGGCTGGACTCCCACATGGGCCGCGCGATCTTCGCCGACGGCTTCGCCAGCACGCTGTCCACCGCGGTGGGCGGCCCGCCCACCACCACCTACGCGGAGAACATCGGCGTCATGGCGGCCACCCGCGTGTACTCCACCGCGGCCTACTGGGTCGCCGCGGTGGTGGCGGTCCTGTTCGGGCTGTGCCCCAAGTTCGGCGCGGTGATCGCGGCGACCCCGGGCGGTGTGCTCGGCGGCATCACCGTCGTGCTCTACGGCATGATCGGCCTGCTCGGCGCGAAGATCTGGGTGGAGAACCGGGTGGACTTCGGCGACCCGGTCAACCTGCTGCCGCTGGCCGCCGGCCTGGTGATGGGCATCGGGGGCGTCTCGCTGGAGATCACCCCGCAGTTCAGCCTCAACGGCATCGCCCTGGGCACCCTGGTGACGCTGGTCGGCTACCACGTGCTGCGCGCGCTGGTGCCGGGCCGGCGCGGTCAGCCCTCGGTGTAG
- a CDS encoding TIGR03842 family LLM class F420-dependent oxidoreductase, giving the protein MDFGLVLQTDPPAWSVVERMRRAEELGFSHGWTFDSCVLWQEPFVIHSQVLSATERLRVGTMVTNPVTRDWTVTASAFATLNDMFGPRTVCGIGRGDSAVRVTGGHPTTLANLEHAMQVIKDLAEGREVQLNGTAVRLPWVRDGQLPVWMGAYGPKALELVGRQADGFILQLADPYLTRWMVDHVRQAARDAGRDPESITVCVAAPAYVGDDLAHAREQCRWFGGMVGNHVADLVARYGDSAEAVPSALTDYIKGRQGYDYSHHGRAGNRSTDFVPDEIVDRFCLLGPPEQHVAKLHELREAGVDQFAIYAMHDAIDATVDAYGERIVPALR; this is encoded by the coding sequence ATGGACTTCGGGCTCGTCCTGCAGACCGATCCCCCGGCCTGGTCGGTGGTGGAGCGGATGCGTCGCGCCGAGGAGCTGGGCTTCAGCCACGGCTGGACGTTCGACTCCTGCGTGCTGTGGCAGGAACCGTTCGTCATCCACAGCCAGGTCCTGTCCGCCACGGAGCGGCTGCGGGTCGGCACCATGGTGACCAACCCGGTCACCCGGGACTGGACCGTCACCGCCTCCGCCTTCGCCACGCTCAACGACATGTTCGGGCCGCGCACGGTGTGCGGCATCGGCCGCGGCGACTCGGCGGTGCGGGTGACCGGCGGGCACCCGACCACGCTGGCCAACCTGGAACACGCCATGCAGGTCATCAAGGACCTCGCCGAGGGGCGGGAGGTGCAGCTGAACGGCACCGCGGTGCGGCTGCCGTGGGTGCGCGACGGGCAGCTGCCGGTCTGGATGGGCGCCTACGGCCCGAAGGCGCTGGAGCTGGTGGGGCGCCAGGCGGACGGGTTCATCCTGCAGCTCGCCGACCCGTACCTGACGCGCTGGATGGTCGACCACGTGCGCCAGGCCGCCCGCGACGCCGGCCGCGACCCGGAGTCGATCACCGTGTGCGTGGCCGCCCCGGCTTACGTCGGCGACGACCTCGCGCACGCCCGCGAGCAGTGCCGCTGGTTCGGCGGCATGGTCGGCAACCACGTCGCCGACCTGGTCGCCCGCTACGGCGACTCCGCGGAAGCGGTGCCCTCCGCGCTCACCGACTACATCAAGGGCCGCCAGGGCTACGACTACTCCCACCACGGCCGGGCAGGCAACCGCAGCACGGACTTCGTGCCCGACGAGATCGTGGACCGGTTCTGCCTGCTCGGGCCGCCCGAGCAGCACGTGGCCAAGCTGCACGAGCTCCGCGAGGCGGGAGTCGACCAGTTCGCGATCTACGCCATGCACGACGCCATCGACGCCACTGTGGACGCCTACGGCGAGCGGATCGTCCCGGCCTTGCGCTGA
- the hydA gene encoding dihydropyrimidinase: protein MSRTVIRGGLVITATEEVRADVLVEGEQVAAIAAPEVAEQWVDGADTVVDAAGHYVIPGAVDGHTHMQMPFGGTYASDTFETGTRAAAWGGTTTIVDFAIQPVGGSLREGLDAWHAEADGRCAVDYGFHMILSDVGDDALKEVDALVAEGITSFKMFMAYPGVFYSDDGQILRAMQQAADNGALTMVHAENGIAIDVLVQQALAAGRTDPRYHGQVRHPLLEAEATHRAIQLARVAGAPLYVVHVSAGEAVAELARARDDGLAVFGETCPQYLFLSADDLARPEFEGAKYVCSTPLRPVAHQAHLWRALRTNDLSVVSTDHCPFCFKDQKELGLGDFSKIPNGIPGVENRVDLLHQAVVDGHISRRRWVELACTTPARMFGLHPRKGTIAPGSDADIVVYDPHREHVLSAQTHHMNVDYNAYEGRTVTGAVRTVLSRGQVIVDDGAYLGRAGHGRFLRRDTCQYLT, encoded by the coding sequence ATGAGCCGCACGGTCATCCGCGGTGGCCTGGTGATCACCGCGACCGAGGAGGTCCGCGCGGACGTCCTCGTCGAGGGCGAGCAGGTCGCCGCGATCGCCGCGCCGGAGGTCGCCGAGCAGTGGGTGGACGGCGCCGACACCGTCGTCGACGCCGCGGGCCACTACGTCATCCCCGGCGCCGTGGACGGGCACACCCACATGCAGATGCCCTTCGGCGGCACCTACGCCTCGGACACCTTCGAGACCGGGACCCGGGCGGCGGCGTGGGGCGGCACCACCACGATCGTGGACTTCGCGATCCAGCCGGTGGGCGGCTCGCTGCGCGAGGGCCTGGACGCCTGGCACGCCGAGGCGGACGGGCGGTGCGCCGTCGACTACGGCTTCCACATGATCCTCTCCGACGTCGGTGACGACGCGCTCAAGGAGGTGGACGCCCTGGTCGCCGAGGGGATCACCAGCTTCAAGATGTTCATGGCCTACCCCGGCGTGTTCTACAGCGACGACGGGCAGATCCTGCGCGCCATGCAGCAGGCCGCGGACAACGGCGCGCTGACGATGGTGCACGCCGAGAACGGCATCGCCATCGACGTGCTGGTGCAGCAGGCCCTGGCCGCGGGCCGCACCGACCCCCGCTACCACGGGCAGGTGCGGCACCCGCTGCTGGAGGCGGAGGCGACCCACCGGGCGATCCAGCTCGCCCGGGTGGCCGGGGCGCCGCTGTACGTGGTGCACGTGTCGGCCGGCGAAGCGGTCGCCGAACTCGCCCGGGCCCGCGACGACGGGCTCGCCGTCTTCGGCGAGACCTGCCCGCAGTACCTGTTCCTCAGCGCCGACGACCTGGCCCGGCCGGAGTTCGAGGGCGCCAAGTACGTCTGCTCGACCCCGCTGCGCCCCGTCGCGCACCAGGCCCACCTGTGGCGGGCGCTGCGCACCAACGACCTGTCGGTGGTCTCCACCGACCACTGCCCGTTCTGCTTCAAGGACCAGAAGGAGCTGGGGCTCGGGGACTTCTCCAAGATCCCCAACGGGATCCCGGGCGTGGAGAACCGGGTCGACCTGCTGCACCAGGCGGTCGTCGACGGGCACATCAGCCGCCGCCGGTGGGTCGAGCTGGCCTGCACCACCCCGGCGCGGATGTTCGGCCTGCACCCGCGCAAGGGCACCATCGCGCCCGGCTCGGACGCCGACATCGTGGTCTACGACCCGCACCGGGAGCACGTCCTCTCCGCGCAGACCCACCACATGAACGTCGACTACAACGCCTACGAGGGCCGGACGGTCACCGGCGCGGTGCGCACCGTGCTGTCCCGCGGCCAGGTGATCGTCGACGACGGCGCCTACCTGGGGCGCGCCGGCCACGGCCGCTTCCTGCGTCGCGACACCTGCCAGTACCTGACCTGA
- a CDS encoding aspartate aminotransferase family protein — protein sequence MTSTHAELAKRHRAVLPEWLALYYDEPIDVERGEGRYVWDAEGNRYLDFFGGILTTMTAHALPEVTAAVREQAGKVLHTSTLYLNRPMVELAERVAELSGIDDPRVFFTTSGTEANDAALLLATTYRGSNQVLALRNSYHGRSFSALAVTGNRGWSPTSLSPVQTSYVHGSRRRGTPLADLSDEDFTEACVADLEDVLGQLHGTVACLIAEPVQGVGGFTLPPDGLFARFKEVLDRSGILWISDEVQTGWGRTGEHFWGWQAHDACGAPDVVTFAKGIGNGLSIGGVIARAEVMNCLGANSISTFGGSPITAAGALANLDHLVAHDLQGNAARVGAVLRGQLDAAVGRVPAVAEVRGKGLMLGVELVRPDGSPAPELATAVLEATKSAGLLVGKGGLDGNVLRIAPPLSLTEEEARDGARILLSALEEVGTR from the coding sequence ATGACGAGCACGCACGCCGAGCTGGCCAAGCGGCACCGCGCGGTGCTGCCGGAGTGGCTGGCGCTGTACTACGACGAGCCCATCGACGTCGAACGCGGCGAGGGGCGGTACGTCTGGGACGCCGAGGGGAACCGGTACCTGGACTTCTTCGGCGGCATCCTCACCACGATGACCGCGCACGCCCTCCCGGAGGTCACCGCCGCGGTCCGCGAGCAGGCCGGCAAGGTCCTGCACACCTCGACGCTCTACCTCAACCGCCCGATGGTCGAGCTGGCCGAGCGCGTCGCGGAGCTGTCCGGCATCGACGACCCGCGGGTGTTCTTCACGACCAGCGGGACCGAGGCCAACGACGCCGCGCTGCTGCTGGCCACCACCTACCGCGGCTCCAACCAGGTGCTGGCGCTGCGCAACAGCTACCACGGTCGCTCCTTCTCGGCGCTGGCCGTGACCGGCAACCGCGGCTGGTCGCCGACGAGCCTGTCGCCGGTGCAGACCTCCTACGTGCACGGCAGCCGGCGGCGCGGGACCCCGCTGGCCGACCTGTCCGACGAGGACTTCACCGAGGCCTGCGTCGCCGACCTGGAGGACGTGCTCGGCCAGCTGCACGGCACCGTGGCGTGCCTGATCGCCGAGCCGGTCCAGGGCGTCGGCGGGTTCACGCTGCCGCCCGACGGGCTGTTCGCGCGGTTCAAGGAGGTGCTCGACCGCAGCGGCATCCTCTGGATCAGCGACGAGGTGCAGACCGGGTGGGGCCGCACCGGCGAGCACTTCTGGGGCTGGCAGGCGCACGACGCCTGCGGTGCGCCGGACGTCGTCACCTTCGCCAAGGGCATCGGCAACGGGCTGTCCATCGGTGGGGTCATCGCCCGCGCCGAGGTGATGAACTGCCTCGGCGCCAACTCGATCTCCACCTTCGGCGGCAGCCCGATCACCGCGGCCGGGGCGCTGGCCAACCTCGACCACCTCGTCGCGCACGACCTGCAGGGCAACGCCGCGCGCGTTGGCGCGGTCCTGCGCGGGCAGCTCGACGCCGCGGTCGGCCGGGTCCCCGCGGTCGCGGAGGTGCGCGGGAAGGGCCTGATGCTCGGCGTCGAGCTGGTGCGCCCCGACGGGTCCCCGGCCCCGGAGCTGGCCACCGCGGTGCTCGAGGCGACCAAGTCGGCCGGTCTGCTCGTCGGCAAGGGCGGGCTGGACGGCAACGTGCTGCGCATCGCGCCCCCGCTGAGCCTCACCGAGGAGGAGGCGCGCGACGGCGCTCGGATCCTGTTGTCGGCACTGGAGGAGGTGGGGACACGATGA
- a CDS encoding nitrilase-related carbon-nitrogen hydrolase, whose protein sequence is MSNTVRAALVQAKWTGDTASMVDQHEAHVRAAAAQGAQVIGFQEVFNAPYFCQVQEAEHHRWAEPVPDGPTVQRMCALARETGMVLVVPLYEVDGPGFYYNTAAVIDADGTYLGKYRKHHLPHLPGFWEKYYFRPGNLGWPVFDTAVGRIGVYICYDRHFPEGWRALGLAGAQLVYNPSATSRGLSSYLWKLEQPAAAVANEYFIAAINRVGVEEYGDNDFYGTSYFVDPYGQFVGDPASDTDEELVVRDLDFDLIEEVRQKWAFYRDRRPDAYQPLTAP, encoded by the coding sequence ATGTCCAACACCGTTCGAGCCGCGCTGGTCCAGGCGAAGTGGACCGGGGACACCGCGTCGATGGTCGACCAGCACGAGGCCCACGTCCGCGCCGCCGCCGCGCAGGGCGCGCAGGTCATCGGCTTCCAGGAGGTGTTCAACGCCCCGTACTTCTGCCAGGTGCAGGAAGCCGAGCACCACCGCTGGGCCGAGCCGGTCCCGGACGGGCCCACCGTGCAGCGGATGTGCGCGCTGGCGCGGGAGACCGGCATGGTGCTGGTGGTGCCGCTCTACGAGGTCGACGGCCCGGGCTTCTACTACAACACCGCCGCGGTGATCGACGCCGACGGCACCTACCTCGGCAAGTACCGCAAGCACCACCTGCCGCACCTGCCGGGGTTCTGGGAGAAGTACTACTTCCGCCCCGGCAACCTCGGCTGGCCGGTGTTCGACACCGCCGTCGGCCGGATCGGCGTCTACATCTGCTACGACCGGCACTTCCCGGAGGGCTGGCGGGCGCTCGGCCTGGCCGGGGCGCAGCTGGTGTACAACCCGTCGGCGACCAGCCGCGGGCTGTCGTCCTACCTGTGGAAGCTCGAGCAGCCCGCCGCGGCGGTGGCCAACGAGTACTTCATCGCGGCGATCAACCGCGTCGGCGTGGAGGAGTACGGCGACAACGACTTCTACGGCACCAGCTACTTCGTCGACCCCTACGGCCAGTTCGTCGGCGACCCGGCCAGCGACACCGACGAGGAGCTGGTGGTGCGCGACCTGGACTTCGACCTGATCGAGGAGGTCCGCCAGAAGTGGGCCTTCTACCGCGACCGGCGCCCCGACGCCTACCAGCCGCTGACCGCCCCGTGA
- a CDS encoding FAD-dependent oxidoreductase, translated as MNPPEATRARISVIGAGPAGLTCARVLQQHGLAVTVHDRDLGPEARDQGGSLDLHADSGQVALKAAGLLDEFLALARPEGQEMRRMDVTGRITDHHLPEPDELFRPEIDRGQLRDLLLDSLQPGTVRWGHALDTISGPAGGPRRLRFADGTTTEADLVIGADGAFSRVRAAVSRAVPEHTGISLLEAWFSDVDERHPEIAALVGQGSAHAADGERALFAQRGSGGRLRVHLVRRVPVDWLSRSGLRADDTDGIRALLLEEYGHWSPRLLRMITDNDGAYVDRPIFALPVPHTWPHDPTVTLLGDAAHLMPPLGVGVNLAMLDAGELALALATAPTVADAVRCYERSMFPRATEMARALEGRAADLLSTD; from the coding sequence ATGAACCCTCCGGAAGCCACCCGCGCCAGGATCAGCGTCATCGGGGCCGGGCCCGCCGGGCTGACCTGCGCGCGGGTCCTCCAGCAGCACGGCCTGGCGGTCACGGTCCACGACCGCGACCTCGGGCCGGAGGCGCGCGACCAGGGCGGCAGCCTCGACCTGCACGCCGACAGCGGGCAGGTCGCCCTCAAGGCCGCCGGTCTGCTCGACGAGTTCCTGGCCCTGGCCCGCCCGGAAGGGCAGGAGATGCGCCGGATGGACGTGACCGGCCGCATCACCGACCACCACCTGCCCGAGCCCGACGAGCTGTTCCGGCCGGAGATCGACCGCGGACAGCTGCGCGACCTGCTGCTGGACTCCCTGCAGCCGGGCACCGTGCGCTGGGGACACGCGCTCGACACGATCAGCGGGCCCGCCGGCGGCCCGCGGCGGCTGCGCTTCGCCGACGGCACGACCACCGAGGCCGACCTGGTCATCGGCGCCGACGGCGCCTTCTCCCGGGTGCGCGCGGCAGTGTCCCGCGCCGTCCCGGAGCACACCGGCATCAGTCTTCTGGAGGCGTGGTTCTCCGACGTCGACGAGCGGCACCCCGAGATCGCCGCGCTCGTCGGCCAGGGCAGCGCGCACGCCGCCGACGGCGAGCGCGCCCTGTTCGCCCAGCGGGGCAGCGGGGGCCGCCTCCGCGTCCACCTCGTCCGGCGGGTCCCGGTCGACTGGCTGAGCCGCAGCGGTCTGCGCGCGGACGACACCGACGGCATCCGCGCCCTGCTGCTGGAGGAGTACGGCCACTGGTCACCGCGCCTGCTCCGGATGATCACCGACAACGACGGCGCCTACGTCGACCGCCCGATCTTCGCGCTCCCCGTCCCGCACACCTGGCCGCACGACCCGACGGTGACGCTGCTCGGCGACGCCGCCCACCTGATGCCGCCGCTCGGCGTCGGCGTCAACCTCGCCATGCTCGACGCCGGCGAGCTCGCCCTCGCGCTCGCGACCGCCCCCACCGTCGCCGACGCGGTCCGCTGCTACGAGCGGAGCATGTTCCCGCGCGCCACCGAGATGGCCCGGGCGCTCGAAGGCCGCGCCGCGGACCTGCTCTCCACCGACTGA
- a CDS encoding TetR/AcrR family transcriptional regulator has translation MTEPPVGRRERKKAATRRAIADAALRLFLERGFEQVSIREIADAADVSTTTVFKHFPCKEALVFDQDEEREAALVAAVRQRPAGQSIPEALRRHVLDAWLPFVEHPQQAEFTELVHSTPALRAYADQMWTRHTDSLSAAIAAECGVAHDDLACVALARFALQVPTLAHGQRDRRAAVETLFDLLVHGWTPPSPAND, from the coding sequence ATGACCGAGCCCCCCGTCGGCCGCCGCGAGCGCAAGAAGGCGGCCACCCGGCGAGCGATCGCCGACGCCGCGCTGCGCCTGTTCCTGGAGCGCGGGTTCGAGCAGGTGAGCATCCGCGAGATCGCCGACGCGGCCGACGTGTCGACCACGACGGTGTTCAAGCACTTCCCGTGCAAGGAAGCGCTCGTCTTCGACCAGGACGAGGAACGGGAGGCGGCCCTGGTCGCCGCGGTGCGGCAGCGGCCCGCCGGGCAGAGCATCCCCGAGGCCCTCCGCCGGCACGTCCTCGACGCCTGGCTGCCGTTCGTCGAGCACCCGCAGCAGGCCGAGTTCACCGAGCTCGTGCACTCCACGCCGGCGCTGCGCGCCTACGCCGACCAGATGTGGACCCGGCACACCGACAGCCTCAGCGCCGCCATCGCCGCCGAGTGCGGCGTCGCGCACGACGACCTCGCGTGCGTCGCCCTGGCCCGGTTCGCGCTCCAGGTCCCCACGCTCGCCCACGGGCAGCGGGACCGCCGCGCCGCGGTCGAGACCCTCTTCGACCTGCTCGTCCACGGCTGGACTCCCCCGAGCCCCGCGAACGACTAG
- a CDS encoding amidase yields the protein MDYAEYRRHDAVGLAELVRTGEVAPPELLETAIERAEQVNDRINAIVRPMVGIARERAAQPLTGALAGVPFLVKDLHQDYAGVRTGSGSRSTRTAVATRHSASVERWLDAGLVIFGRTNTPEFGAKGITEPVAHGPSRNPWDTDRTPGGSSGGSAAAVAAGIVPVAGASDGGGSIRIPAACCGLFGLKPGRGLVPAGPDRAEQMHGGATDGVISRTVRDSAVMLDVLTARPDPGGPYLAARPELPYAEHARREPGRLRIGFTCRSPLGSAVSPHAVSAVKDAAALLAGLGHDVEEAEPDIDGRQLSRDFLTVWFVQLARAVEDARRAFGAAPDDFELDTRLLAAAGRETKAVEYVAVLDRWNDHNRALADFHSRYDLLLTPALAHPPGRIGELDTPPALQKAVQLLLAVGLAGKVARTRPVNDLVLKNLEKVPFTQLANVTGRPAMSVPTYRTPDGLPLGVQFVGGLGAEPTLLSLAAQLEAERPWAHLEPPL from the coding sequence ATGGACTACGCGGAGTACCGGCGTCATGACGCCGTGGGCCTGGCCGAGCTCGTGCGCACCGGTGAGGTCGCGCCGCCGGAGCTGCTCGAGACGGCGATCGAACGGGCGGAGCAGGTCAACGACCGGATCAACGCGATCGTGCGGCCGATGGTCGGGATCGCGCGCGAGCGGGCGGCGCAGCCGCTGACCGGGGCACTGGCCGGCGTGCCGTTCCTGGTCAAGGACCTGCACCAGGACTACGCCGGGGTGCGCACCGGCAGCGGGTCCCGGTCCACGCGCACAGCCGTGGCGACCCGGCACAGCGCCAGCGTCGAGCGGTGGCTCGACGCCGGGCTGGTGATCTTCGGCCGGACCAACACGCCGGAGTTCGGTGCCAAGGGGATCACCGAACCGGTGGCCCACGGCCCGTCCCGCAACCCGTGGGACACCGACCGCACGCCCGGCGGTTCGTCCGGCGGTTCCGCCGCCGCGGTCGCCGCCGGGATCGTGCCGGTGGCCGGGGCCAGCGACGGCGGCGGGTCGATCCGCATCCCGGCGGCGTGCTGCGGCCTGTTCGGACTGAAGCCGGGACGCGGTCTGGTGCCTGCGGGGCCGGACCGCGCCGAGCAGATGCACGGCGGCGCCACCGACGGGGTGATCTCCCGGACGGTGCGGGACTCGGCCGTGATGCTGGACGTGCTCACCGCCCGCCCGGACCCGGGTGGGCCCTACCTGGCGGCCCGCCCGGAGCTGCCCTACGCCGAGCACGCCCGCCGTGAGCCGGGGAGGCTGCGGATCGGGTTCACCTGCCGCTCACCACTGGGATCCGCGGTGAGCCCGCACGCGGTGTCGGCGGTCAAGGACGCGGCCGCCCTGCTCGCCGGGCTGGGCCACGACGTCGAGGAGGCCGAGCCGGACATCGACGGCCGCCAGCTGTCCCGCGACTTCCTCACCGTGTGGTTCGTCCAGCTGGCCCGAGCGGTGGAGGACGCGCGGCGGGCCTTCGGTGCGGCTCCGGACGACTTCGAGCTCGACACCCGGTTGCTCGCGGCCGCGGGCCGGGAGACGAAGGCCGTCGAGTACGTCGCGGTGCTCGACCGCTGGAACGACCACAACCGCGCGCTCGCCGACTTCCACAGCCGCTACGACCTCCTCCTGACGCCGGCGCTGGCGCACCCGCCGGGCCGGATCGGGGAGCTCGACACACCCCCGGCCCTGCAGAAGGCGGTGCAGCTGCTGCTCGCGGTCGGGCTGGCGGGCAAGGTGGCGCGCACCCGGCCGGTCAACGACCTGGTGCTGAAGAACCTGGAGAAGGTGCCGTTCACCCAGCTGGCGAACGTCACCGGTCGTCCGGCCATGAGCGTGCCGACCTACCGGACGCCGGACGGGCTCCCGCTGGGCGTGCAGTTCGTCGGCGGCCTCGGCGCCGAACCGACGCTGCTGTCCCTGGCAGCCCAGCTGGAGGCCGAACGCCCCTGGGCGCACCTGGAACCGCCGCTGTGA
- a CDS encoding NAD(P)/FAD-dependent oxidoreductase, which yields MDAAQLDVALADAAVTVFWTDRADRPEPRAPLTGVHEADLVVVGGGFTGLWAAVEAKRRRPELDVLLLEAHRLGHGGSGRNGGFLSESLTHGLVHGALHWPAELPRLVELGRQNLREIDEFVREHGIDADLRWCGRTAVATEPHEVAELSDEAELHREHGMAARFLGAGGIRADVGSPTYRAGLRLPDAGGLVDPARLTWGLADAAERLGVRVHEASPVRGLRERGGQVLVRTPRARVRAGEVLLGTNAFRAPLRTVRRRVLPVWDYVLVTEPLSDRQWAELGWRDRQGITDSANRFHYYRPTPDGRVLWGGYEPVYYFGGRTDPELARHDASHRQLARGFFRTFPQLEGVRFTHRWGGPIDSTTRFTPLIGRTGRIAYAVGYTGLGVAASRFGARTALDLLWGEDTERTRLELVRRPPLPFPPEPLRWPLVQLTRRALARADQNAGRRGRWLSFLDRHGVGLGS from the coding sequence ATGGACGCAGCGCAGCTCGACGTCGCGTTGGCCGACGCCGCGGTGACCGTGTTCTGGACCGACCGCGCCGACCGGCCGGAACCGCGTGCCCCCCTGACCGGGGTGCACGAGGCGGACCTGGTGGTGGTCGGCGGCGGGTTCACCGGGCTGTGGGCGGCGGTCGAGGCCAAGCGGCGGCGGCCCGAGCTCGACGTGCTGCTGCTCGAAGCGCACCGCCTCGGGCACGGCGGGAGCGGCCGCAACGGCGGGTTCCTCTCCGAGTCCCTGACGCACGGCCTGGTGCACGGCGCGCTGCACTGGCCCGCCGAGCTCCCGCGGCTGGTCGAGCTCGGGCGGCAGAACCTGCGCGAGATCGACGAGTTCGTCCGGGAGCACGGCATCGACGCGGACCTGCGGTGGTGCGGCAGGACCGCCGTGGCCACCGAGCCGCACGAGGTCGCCGAGCTCAGCGACGAGGCCGAGCTGCACCGGGAGCACGGGATGGCGGCCCGCTTCCTGGGCGCCGGGGGCATCCGTGCGGACGTGGGATCGCCGACCTACCGGGCGGGACTGCGGTTGCCCGACGCCGGGGGCCTGGTCGACCCCGCCCGGTTGACCTGGGGCCTGGCCGACGCGGCGGAGCGCCTGGGCGTGCGGGTCCACGAGGCCAGCCCGGTGCGCGGACTGCGCGAGCGCGGCGGGCAGGTCCTGGTGCGCACGCCCCGCGCACGGGTGCGCGCCGGCGAGGTCCTGCTGGGCACCAACGCGTTCCGCGCCCCGCTGCGCACCGTCCGCCGCCGCGTGCTGCCGGTCTGGGACTACGTGCTGGTGACCGAACCGCTGTCCGACCGGCAGTGGGCGGAGCTGGGCTGGCGGGACCGCCAGGGCATCACCGACAGCGCCAACCGCTTCCACTACTACCGCCCGACCCCGGACGGCCGGGTCCTGTGGGGCGGCTACGAGCCGGTGTACTACTTCGGCGGGCGCACCGACCCGGAGCTGGCCCGCCACGACGCGTCGCACCGCCAGCTGGCGCGCGGCTTCTTCCGCACCTTCCCGCAGCTGGAGGGCGTGCGGTTCACCCACCGCTGGGGCGGCCCGATCGACTCCACGACCCGGTTCACCCCGCTGATCGGCCGCACCGGCCGCATCGCCTACGCGGTCGGCTACACCGGTCTGGGCGTCGCCGCGTCCCGGTTCGGCGCCCGCACCGCGCTGGACCTGCTGTGGGGCGAGGACACCGAGCGGACCCGCCTGGAGCTGGTGCGCCGTCCGCCGCTGCCCTTCCCACCGGAGCCGCTGCGCTGGCCGCTGGTCCAGCTGACCCGCCGCGCACTGGCCCGGGCCGACCAGAACGCCGGCCGCCGCGGCCGCTGGCTGTCCTTCCTCGACCGGCACGGCGTCGGTCTGGGCAGTTGA